In the Cucurbita pepo subsp. pepo cultivar mu-cu-16 chromosome LG17, ASM280686v2, whole genome shotgun sequence genome, TTATTTTGTGCAAATTAAAAATCTCCAGAAGATTCTTATCATAGTCTATGCACAAAAGGAAATTTTTCTTGTTAAGGAGACTAGAGGCAAATTTATTGTATGATGAAGGTACCCAAGTTTCACAGTGGTGACTTGTTGCTATGGTCATTTATGTACTGGCGAAGCGAAGAATGGAACACACCTTCCATCAGTCATTTATCTAAATCGTCCTCTAGTTCATTCTTGTGCTGAAATGACTATGCTTAATGAAAGTGCTGAGCTGGAAGGTGGAGGGTTTGGACTGGAGGAAGAGGGCCCTTGTTGAAGACGTGGTTATTCAACAAAGTCTTGATTTGGTTAGccttaaagaaacaaaatagcaCAACGTGGACCGGAGGTTGGTTAAATTGATTTGGGGTTTCCACATTGCTTGGATGTCCTTTGAACATTGGAGTATCAAGAGATTCATGTTGTTTTTATAGGGTGCCCCTCTTTTGAATGTTCTTGTGGCTATGGAGGGTGATTTTATCTACCTTGCTATTTTGGTTGTCTACTCTTTTGGAATTAAAGGGTATGGTCCTAACTCTTTGCATTTTTAGGAAGGTGTGTTGAAGAGAGATTGAATACCTCTCTCATCTTCATTGGGATGCTTTCTCCGATTGCCTGTGGAGATTTTTATATGCCAAAAGAGTGATGGAAAAATATCCCAGTTCTTCATGGGAGAAGGGATTGTCATTCATGGGGCCTTAACCCTTATGAGGGCTTCTCTGCCTATTCTTTCTTTAGTTGCTTGTTTAATCTTTCTCCTTATAGTGAGTCAGTGTTCTTAGCCCTATGGAAGgtgaaaatttcaaagaaggTTGAGTTCTTTGTTTGATAGGTCATTCACGAAAGAGTGAACAAGTTAGATAAAATCTTGATGAAGTTGTTCTTGTTGGTAGGGCCATTTGTTGCATTTTTCTGTTGGAGAGTGGAGGAAGATCTGGTCCGTATCCTTTGGAATTTTCAGTATGGTTAGGTTGGAGTTATTTTTTTGCAGCTTTTGGTTTGTAGGGTGTCAGACATAGAGAGTACAGGGAGATGATTGAGGTGTTCTTCATCCATCCACTGTTTAAGGAGAAGGGGAGATTTATGGCATGTCGGGGTTGTGGGTTTGTGGGGGAAAAGGAACAATAGAACCTTTAGGGGAGTATGGAGGAGCTGTGTAATGTTTGGTCCCTTGCTAGGCtcaatatttctatttaaccTCGACATTGAAGGCTTTTTGCAATTATTTAAGGTCTTATTTTGCTGGAGTGAAGTTCCTTTCTTTAACGGAATTCCCTTTTGTGGGCTTGGATTCTTGCGTCACCCTTgtattcttgaattttttccTCAATAAAAGTTTGGTATTTCATTAAGAAAAACGTAGGTCATCGGTCAAGGATGAAATGTGTTATTTTACCAAATTTGATGTACAgtgagaaaattgaaatctaCGAATTCTGATTGCAATTATCAATGTCTAAGAGAAGCCAATTGCCACGTTGTAGCTTTTGTCAACCTTGGCCTTCTGAGTTCCTGTCCTATTAATCTCTTAATCATTTCACTCAGAGCCACTTCTTTTAAACGtttcttataattatttttttaatttaattattcctTTTTGGTAGATGTGGTGCTAGACAATCTGGGGATTTAGGTTCGTCTGGTGAAGAAGCACTTGATGGAATACTTGGTTTCGGAAAATCAAATTCATCTATTATTTCACAACTAGCCTCCTCAAGAAAAGTGAAGAAGATGTTTGCTCATTGCCTAGACGGAATAAATGGGGGTGGTATCTTTGCGATGGGACATGTTGTGCAGCCAAAAGTTATCATGACTCCGTTGGTACCAAATCAGTATGTAATTTGCTTTTTTAGCTCTCAATTGTTGCTTTTACTTATTGTTTGGTTTTCGTCTTTTTCCTATCTGTAGATTTTAATTGGTTTCTGTGGTCCTTGCATTAATTTGTTGGTTTTAGTTCTGCGagttttagaaataaaaacttaTGCAAAATGATATAAGATATTGTTTCAATGAAGCATAATAGTAGAGTTATTAAAATCTGATTTGAAAATGTTATGCTATTAAAGTAAAAGTTTATGCTTTTGTTCTccctttataattatttgcaATGTACTTTTTTACTACTTTCTTATTCACttctttttggagttttttACCTTTGAGCATTAGTCTCGTTTTATTTCCTtaacaaaaattcatttttttggcAAGCCCAAAACTAATTTGTACAGTGCCAttgttttgttaatttttgtGAAGCTTGTATAGTACACGACCTCAAATTGGAGTTGTCTTGACAagttattttgtaattattccACTTTCTTCATCAACTTAGATTGGAAGGTTTCTATGTAGACTTTCTAGTGGGGGAGTGACACCTTGTCCCTTTGCCCACTAGGTTGCTTGTTTCACTTTTTGTTAATGAAGTGATTTCCGTTTTTTATCCAGTCAATGATAAGATATGTCttattgttatttgttttttggttGTTGAGTGCTTTCGACTacattgaaaaatatgaatattgaTTATTTATGATTCAGAACCATAACTTTTTGCACTACTTGTGACTTCTTCTGTTGATAGCTTATTATGATTACCTTCTCTTTATTATGTATGtgatttttatcttttattaatatcctGTCATTAAATTCTAGGCCACATTACAATGTTAATATGACGGGAGTACAAGTTGGTCgtgtcattttaaatatttctgcTGATGTATTTGAGGCGGGAGACAGAAAAGGGACGATCATTGATAGTGGCACAACTTTGGCATATCTTCCGGAATTGATTTACGAGCCATTAGTGACCATGGTACGTGATAATTTCAGAGCTCCATCCATTTCAGAACTTTATTACAAATGTGAGATGACCATATTTGATTCTGTTGATTCTGTTCTTGTAGATACTCTCACGGCAACACAATTTGGAAGTTCAAACCATTCATGGAGAATATAAATGTTTTCAGTACTCAAGAAGGTATGGAGCATTCTGAATCTGATtacttgtaatttttttgaagttctttAGGTGAAATTCTGTCTTTTTTCTAAACAGGTCAAAACAGAAGATTTTTCTTGATTAGtgtattattatataaaaaaagaaaaaacccaaacaAAAACTTAAAGAGTGATGTTATCATTTGACCCAGAAACGAAATCAGCGAGATAGATCTCTACATCAGTGTACGAGTCATTGAATATTTAACGGGAAGGAAAGAtccttagttttttttagcaaATTGTCTTTATTGCTGTCTTGGTGTACATGCACCTCCTTCttttccgtttttttttttttttttttttttttgcaactCCTTGGCATGGACTTTTGTCTctcttttgtaaatttcagtgatcattgaaatttatttctattatgAAATAGATATGcatgtatatataatatatttagccGAAGAACCAAGTAGGTGATCTTTTCCTATGCAACAGTTCTCTTGATATGTCTGCTTATTTTTGCTGGAAAGTTTGCCTATAGCATTTTTTGCTCAGCTCTCTACTGAGAGATTTAGTTATTACGTATTGTATTTGACCTGTATATTGATGGTGCTGTGTTGCTTTATTTGGTATATTTTTCTTTGCAGTGTCGATGATGGATTTCCTCCAGTTACTTTCCATTTCGAGAATTCACTCTTGTTGAAGGTTTATCCTCATGAATATCTATTCCAACATGTAAGTATGCTGGACTTGCGCTTCTGTATGTACTGACTACTAACCCTTGACCTTACTGCAAGAATAGGCggttttctgtttcttttttctttttttattttttgaaacaagAATGGGTGCAGTTCTTCTAGACCCATAATGTATATCAACGTTTTATGATCCAACTGATAGTACTGGTTTTTAGACTGCAATCTTTCTCTATCTTAGGACTTTTTGACACTGCTATTAATCAATTTGTGGTCTTGTCCTCATCTCTCATGAGATTTagatgagatttttttattatgaatttatttaccTAGTGAACTTCACCATTTTCCATATCATTCATCCTATTTTACGTTCGAAAATTAATGTTTCGTactattgaaaaataaaatgaaatgacattGCGAGCAGAACAGTCTTGATGGGCCAGTCCTTTACAGTATTGCTTTCTAGACCAGATAGACATTTTTATCTACAAGAACTATTGTTTggtacttttctattttagttttatttaatgtagTCCTTACATATATTTTGTCAATAGTAGTCAAGTGGGCTTGCTAAAGACGAATGTGTTGTCGTGCTTCTTGGGTTGTCTAAGACCTTGTATTTGCTTTTTACGCTAAGATGCTTTTGAACCCAAATAGTTTACTTTGTAGAGTTTGTCATATGTactgaaattttgttttctaatcGGGTTATTTGTCTCGGAGTGGTCGAATGAGTTGGTTTACTAATATAGACTTTCACAGGAGGGCTTGTGGTGTATTGGTTGGCAAAACAGTGGGATGCAATCTAGGGATAGGAAGAACGTTACCCTCTTTGGAGGTAAACTCCATAATTTGTCCGTCTGAATATTAGTTCATGTCTTAAAATTCTAATTCGCCTGCTATTGGCAAGAGGGCATGCTAACTTTTAGTATATCCATAATCCCTCATTCTTCTGTTGATTGTACAAGTTGTTTATTCAGGCAGTGTGCTATTAAGAGCTCTTGTTTACTGAGAACTTTATGGGTTAAAAATCATGTCATTAAcgaaaaaaagttaatattaaGAGCTCTTCTTTGGTTGACCAAGTTAATATTTCTACTGGGTTCTACCTCAATGCTTCCTCTCGTTTGTTGGAGAAACGTGAAAGCATGTCGAACTCTTCCCGGGTGTTACATATAATGGTACGAAATGTAATAATCAGTCCTTATAACACTTGACCATGGAAATAAAATGGTGTCGAGAAAGGATGTAGAGCGTATAAGTATTTGTAAGTATAATTATTTGTAAGCGTATGTGTAAATGTGATTATCCACGACTTGTCGTGTGTCAACTCTTAGTTCCTACTGAATAGTGGATggctttctttcctttcatcATGAAACTTTCATATATgtgttaaattaatttagcaaAAGGCGTATGACTgctcttattttctttgttctcattttcctGTCATTTAGGCCTTCATTTATATCTCTTTTGCTTGCAGATTTAGTGCTTTCAAATAAGCTAGTTTTATACGATCTCGAGAACCAAACAATCGGGTGGACCGAATACAACTGTGAGTACGAAGTTTTTGCTTCACTGTTTTCGAAGTTATCGTTATCGTTGCATGTCATTACATGGTTTttttgctctttttttttctccccaaTATTTGCTGTATGTTATCTGAACTTCAGTGCTGgtcctcaatttttttatgatcgTCCTTTTTGTCTTAAAGAAACTCAAAACCCGAGTTTGAATCtttaaatgttaaaagagACCGATTTGAAGCGTAAATAATATCTCTTATGTCGTTTACTAACTGAACAAACATTTGTGACatctttgataagaaattaatgtATGAATATCTGAGATTGTAGTTGATTTTTCAGGTTCTTCAAGCATCAAAGTGCAAGATGAACAAACCGGAACAGTTCATTTAGTTGGTTCACATTACATTTCTTCAGCGTACAGATTGAATACCAAATGGGCTGTGATGTTGCTATTCCTAATCTTGGTGATGCACTGGTCAGCTCATTTGAGATGCCTCGGCTAACACAAAATCCCAACAGCAAGCAGGCCCTACAGGTAATATTTTTAGAACAGACAGAATCAAGTATAGAGAATTCCTTAAAACGTTGAACTCATCTCAGTTGTGTataatgaagagagagagaaaaagaaaagggaagagagagaatttcTCTTTCAAAGTTGCTTATGAAATCTATCATCTctgattgatttgtgtttagATTTGTAGAATTGAGTTGGCTATGTCTGCAAAAAGATCCGCAGACCCTCTTCAGCAGTATAGTTTCTGGTCCTAAAAATAGGAGGGCAGGTTGCCTTGTGGTGAACCCCAAGGGTAAAAATGTCAGaaatatttattcttcttGGAGCCATTGTTCATATTGCTCTCAAATTTCCATGTTTGAGAAGCTTTTTttacttgtatttttttagttaggggtattaatgtaattttatatCGCTagaatatcattttttttttttaatgaaattttcaaactttgagtttattttttaaaccaattCCATTCCAAACTAATggtaagaatattattaaatgtttttaaagtaTCAAGTTAtcgagtatttttattaatttaatttttaattcgatgatatttttattaacatcCTAAATGGTTCATTCTATTTTATGCATGTGCATCatgattctatttttttttcttttaaatataaaagtttaattttgattgttttgaaagtttcaatttaatttttttttttttttatcttgataagtattactaaaattaaaattagagttCTTATATGGATATAtaccaaattattatttattgagttttaactaaataattaggctcaattaaaaattactagGACTAAATCGAAAATAAGCTTAAGTGTACGTGAAACGATATTTAAAGGTATAGATATTTGTCTATCAGGGTGTAAGGCGaggaattattttaaattttcatttccttcacctatttcaattttattttattttcgcGGGGATTTgatgataattatttattcatatttttaacaaattattaaatttggatggataatttttattttaaatattatttttataaaaagaatataaaatattataataaatttaataatatttcctaaaaatatatataatataaagttttataaacataatttattagaatttaaatttcaatattataacaaaaatcTTCCACTGGGTTGCACGAGTGAACGAGTTaattatatatcatatatatatatatatatatataatttattttgtattaattaattttgggaTGTCAACAAGTGACTTCCGCCATTATCTGTTTCGCGGTCTTTAATATTCAAAGACGagtttctaaaattatttatttggagtATTAATTTGGATGAGGAAAGAGAgcgagagaaagagagaaaaaacagGATCAATTTCGGAGTTTTAACTTCGGGAATATGAACGAATCACAAGAATTTGGTCGAGGAGATCGTTGATGTTCTTCCTGATGAAGAACTGAACAACAATTTGTCAAATTGTAgattctgttcttcttctcgGAACGCCAACTATTTCTTAGTAAATCCATATGTGCATTCTCAGGTGAAGTACCTTTTGAAGATCATAGAATTgcatttcgttttttttttttttttttttttggttcNCTTTTCGGTGATTAATCATTGCCTTTGGTCGGTTTGTCGTTTCTTTTCACTGTCGCCGCCTCCATCGGGTTTCGATCTCCTCTGTTTTCCGCGTTTATTTTGCTCGTCGGAGGAAACTTATGTCTAATCCTTGAGTTTTTGTCGCATTGTTATGTTGATAATTGCATCGATGTGATTGCTTTCCTGCGTGATTGAATCACTGTCTATGTGCTACATCGGCAGGTTTTGTGTAGGGATCATCACTGAGCAATTTGGAAGTGTCTGAAGAGGATTTCTATCGGTTTGctgattgaaatttattgcAATCATCAAATTGAAAGGTTGACGACGGTGGATTGCGTCGTTCTGAGTGTTTGGTAGGTCTGGAGTGCTTTCTAAACGTTGTCAGGGCCCTCGGGATGGGATCATGTTTCTCTGGGGAGCGCAAGAACCGAAAGATCGTTTATTCTGAGATCGCTTCCACTTCTCATAATGATGCCGTTTTTACCCGAAAGAGCTCCAGGAGGAAGATTACGAGAAGAGGTTGTCCCGTTGATGACGCTACAAGGGAGATGTCGCTTCATCGAGTTCCTGGCCGGATGTTTTTGAATGGATCAACTGATAATGCGACGCTCTTTACTAGGCAAGGCAAGAAAGGCGTTAATCAGGACGCTATGATTGTCTGGGAGGTTTGATTCGTTCTCTCAAATTTTGTTGATAATTTGGTGCCATTGCATGTGAATTTTGATGGTATATCCTTTTTCTGTTGAATGTTCAATATCCACGTTATGTAGAGTATTTCTGTTCTTCGTGTTTCAGGAACTACACATTTTAGAGATGTGGATTTGGTCGAACATCCTCTATTCTTGACGAGAATAGCATGTGAAGTTAGGgtcaaaatttatgatatcTTCCTTTTAAGTTCTTCATGGGTAATATTAAAGGATCAGTCTTGAGATACCACtttccaaaatatatatataagaaacatgtttgtttttctctctgcGCTCCACCCTTAACTGTTATCAAATTTGTGGTAGTGCTGTACTcacttttttagtttttgtttttgtttggagttgatgttatttttctcttttccttctaatGTAACtgtatatttttgttatccTATTTTCGTTATCAGGTATTAAGTTTTGCATTGATGTGATTATCGCTAATAGTTCGGTTTAGAAGTAATAAACGAACCCGCTTTGCAAGTTGAATTGTAGATATATATTGTTGTTTAAAAGTGAATTTTGTGCTCTGTTAGATCTTATTTTTCTGCATTTATGttttgatatgtttttttgtttcctctgAATAATGGCCTCtcttttttagaattttggtTCAAAAGAAGATGCAACCTTTTGCGGAGTCTTTGATGGACACGGTCCCTTTGGCCATATGGTTGCAAAGAAAGTCAGAGATTCTCTTCCTCTAAAACTGAGTGCTCAGTGGGAATTGGACGCTACCAGAGGGAATGGGCAAACTGAGGCGAGATGTCGAGTCTCTCCACCAACGCTGATTAACAAGGACTCTGAAATCTCTCATTGTGATCTTGCTCGTCAGGACGGTTACAATGACATGTATGTCAACTTGAAAGAGTCTTTTCTAAAGGCTTTTAAGGTGATGGACAAGGAGCTTAAACTACATCCTCATATTGATTGCTTTTCCAGTGGTACAACATCAGTTGCTTTGGTCAAACAGGTGTTAATTTACGTCTAGTTATTTTCGATACTGTTGAAAAGTGCAGTTAATATATGTGGtttgatcttttcttttttttacccttcttGTGATAAACAGGGTCGGGATCTTATCATCGGAAATGTCGGGGACTCGAGGGCTGTATTAGGTACCAGAGATAAATCTAACTCTCTCATTGCAGTTCAGCTGACTGTGGACCTCAAGCCAAATCTTCCAAGTATGCCTTTATTCTCACTCTCCCTGTAACTATGAATATATCTTTCCGTATTCCTAACTTGTCTGAAGGAAATGCAAACACTTTCCAGTTGATTAGAGAGTTCGGTAAACTCTCCTCTCCTTCTGGAACACTCTAATAGACaaaaagcataaaaataatgaaaaccTTCCCTCTCTACTTATATACTTCCTCCCCTAACTGAAAATCCCTTTCATCGACCCCTGGTGGTCCCTCGCTCATGTCACAGCCTTTCTAAGTAACTTGTTGACTCTGCAATTCATTTATTGCCTCTCCTTGCATATTGATGGAATTGGGGGCCTAACAGATACTTGTCGGCACCTTTAAGAAATCACTTCATTTTTCAAGTGAGCATGTGTCCGACAATCGGGCTGATGAATACACGATATTCATTGGTTGGACGGAATAAAATGTTAAACCATCCATGCCTTAAGGGACCATCGGGAGTATTGGTGGAAGAGCATTTGCTATCAGTTTTCTCTGATGAATTGATGCTAATAATTGATATGAATTGAACATTTCCTTTTCGCTGAAATCTGTAGAAACAATATGCCATTACCTCATGAGCACTAACATTATTGTAAAGAACTGTTGATCACGTCCATAGAATTCTCTGTtgattttggaattttgattCCTCCTCTGAATAAGGGAACGAAGTGGTTCTGTTGACATGTTCTTAAACTTCGTAACCTGGACTCCTTGAGGCCAgcaccctttttttttcctgctTTTGAGTTGGCTGATTATATGATGGTTACAGTGACttctaaaatttatgtaaAGGGTGGATACACTATTTCATTATATGGAATAGTAGTAAGCAGCTCAGTCTGTATTCcttgttctcttcttttcctACTTTTGGCTTGTCGTGGCTTGAGCTTTCCTGTTTGCAAAAGAGTTACCAACATAAAGCAGGTTTATCATTTACTAATTTACTCAAGTCCTaggttatttttgtttattcgTTTGTTTTTGGTGTAATGGTGTGGCGATCATCATAAAAATACCTTCCACTATTGATGGTTCAGGATCTCAAATAGAAAGTTCGTGCAAGAGTATTGTTTGTCTGTGTGTATAAAACCTTCTGTTTCTTCCTTCAATAGGGGAAGCTGAAAGGATCAGACTTTGCAAAGGAAGAATCTTTGCTCTTCAAAGTGAGCCTCAGATTTTTCGGGTTTGGCTTCCCAACAGTGATTGTCCTGGTCTTGCTATGGCCAGAGCCTTTGGAGATTTCTGTTTAAAAGACTTTGGCTTGATAGCCGTTCCTGACGTTTCTTATTATCATCTTTCGGAGAAAGATGAATTTGTGGTACTGGCTACAGATGGGGTAAGATGTCTAACCATTAACGTAGTGTCAATATTTTGATCATTTGCAGATTTTCATTGATCATTAGCTTTTTATATCAcattcctttccttttcctcatCCTCTCCGCGAGATCCAATTGTGAACCTGACTTGTCATTCAAAGGCATCCCCCTATGTATTCTAATCTTTTTCATTACTTATTCCCTTTCGCAGGTTTGGGATGTTCTCTCAAATGAAGAGGTTGTGGCAACTGTTGCATCTTCTCCAAGATCCTCTGCAGCTCGTAACCTTGTGGATTCAGCTACTCGAGCATGGAGATGTAAGTACCCTGCTGCCAAGGTGGATGATTGTGCTGTAGTCTGCCTGTTCCTGAACTCTAGTGAGACCGCTACAGCGATACCTAAAGAGCAGGTAGAAGCATTCAGAAATTCTAACATCCAGACTAATATGAAGTCTAAGAAATCGAAATTATAGATTTTGTCGTCGAAATATTCGAGGAACTCTGTTTCTTACAATTGGATTTTGTTTCAGGAGTTCACTGAGGAAATGGAAACTAAGTTCTCTTAACTCAGCTTTGGTCGCTATCCTCTCTACCAAAACCTTTGATTGCTGCTTCAGGCGCGTTTCGTCGAAATAAAAGATCTTCATTTCTATGATTATGGTCATTTTCCCTGTTCATCCTGTAAATCGTGATtgatatatatagttttttcctttttgtcttctctctcctttttatAGAAGAGAGATTTGATGGAAGCCTTGATTGATTCTTGTTCATCTCTCAGAAATAATATTATGTATAGATAGATAAAAGCTC is a window encoding:
- the LOC111779027 gene encoding probable protein phosphatase 2C 33, producing the protein MGSCFSGERKNRKIVYSEIASTSHNDAVFTRKSSRRKITRRGCPVDDATREMSLHRVPGRMFLNGSTDNATLFTRQGKKGVNQDAMIVWENFGSKEDATFCGVFDGHGPFGHMVAKKVRDSLPLKLSAQWELDATRGNGQTEARCRVSPPTLINKDSEISHCDLARQDGYNDMYVNLKESFLKAFKVMDKELKLHPHIDCFSSGTTSVALVKQGRDLIIGNVGDSRAVLGTRDKSNSLIAVQLTVDLKPNLPREAERIRLCKGRIFALQSEPQIFRVWLPNSDCPGLAMARAFGDFCLKDFGLIAVPDVSYYHLSEKDEFVVLATDGVWDVLSNEEVVATVASSPRSSAARNLVDSATRAWRCKYPAAKVDDCAVVCLFLNSSETATAIPKEQEFTEEMETKFS
- the LOC111779026 gene encoding aspartic proteinase-like protein 2, which produces MATAAIGTSRPFTVLLFVIINLLSSTILGGGGGVYADNGVFSVKYKYAGRERSLSTLKAHDINRQLRFLAGVDIPLGGSGRPDAVGLYYAKIGIGTPPKNYYVQVDTGSDIVWVNCIQCKECPRRSSLGMELTTYDLEQSTTGKLVSCDEQFCLEVNGGPLSGCTANMSCPYLQIYGDGSSTAGIFVKDYVQYDRVSGDLETTAANGSIKFGCGARQSGDLGSSGEEALDGILGFGKSNSSIISQLASSRKVKKMFAHCLDGINGGGIFAMGHVVQPKVIMTPLVPNQPHYNVNMTGVQVGRVILNISADVFEAGDRKGTIIDSGTTLAYLPELIYEPLVTMILSRQHNLEVQTIHGEYKCFQYSRSVDDGFPPVTFHFENSLLLKVYPHEYLFQHEGLWCIGWQNSGMQSRDRKNVTLFGDLVLSNKLVLYDLENQTIGWTEYNCSSSIKVQDEQTGTVHLVGSHYISSAYRLNTKWAVMLLFLILVMHWSAHLRCLG